In Actinoplanes sp. NBC_00393, a single genomic region encodes these proteins:
- a CDS encoding M28 family peptidase, which translates to MRDYALTRPARRGLAAAAVLAVLALAGFAAVRAVLPPSERPASAPATEFSAGRAFTDVTAIATAPHPAGSAANDRVREHLVQKLSGLGLSPEVQDTVTIQGGQLSSSAGGTGLARVQNVVTLIPGTASTGRIFLVAHYDSAQVGPGGNDDAAGTATILETARALTSGDRLRNDVVLVLTDAEEACLCGAKAFVDQHPLARDGGVVLNFEARGSSGPAIMFETSDGNGRLVEAYGQVPYPVGTSFAVEIYRLLPNDTDFTPFLDAERFSGMNSAYIDGAAVYHAPTDTPEAMNRDSLQHHGDNALALTRELGGLDLAALDSGDATYFPAAGWLVRYPGAMVWPLAVLALIAVAALAWLVRRQGRSSGRRMVAAAGLTLVPIIVAPLLAQGLWMLLTVIRPEYGGMPIDPYRPLWYRLAVIALAAATVFAWYALLRRRIGPAALAVAGLGWLAVLGAVLAGFTPGGAYLATLPALAGAIAGLIAIHVPDSVAVAVLAVGAAVAVVILLPTIWMLFPALGMPMAGVGAFLTVLLALALLPVVDLIHPAAGGARGMEALRARRLGAVPTLTAALAVVVCTATGLAVDRFDAEHPSLTHLMYALDADNGTARWLSEETDPQEWTSQFVSGEPAAVTDSLPAFGGEALRSGPAPAAALPAPNLTLVTDTRSGDSRTLRLRLAPQRTARFVTLHVAEGTEVTAATIGGRPITPAGAAGGGWGFGFVFHAPPAGGIEVDLTVRGTEPVRFRVMDASDDVSTVPGFKPRPAAVGVLGSHSSEMVAVAKSYSL; encoded by the coding sequence ATGCGTGACTACGCCCTGACCAGGCCGGCCCGCCGGGGTCTCGCCGCGGCCGCCGTGCTCGCCGTGCTGGCCCTGGCCGGCTTCGCCGCGGTGCGTGCCGTGCTGCCGCCGTCCGAGCGGCCGGCCTCCGCGCCGGCGACCGAGTTCAGCGCGGGCCGCGCCTTCACCGACGTGACTGCGATCGCCACCGCCCCGCATCCGGCCGGCAGCGCGGCCAACGACCGGGTCCGCGAGCACCTGGTGCAGAAGCTGAGCGGGCTCGGCCTGAGCCCGGAGGTCCAGGACACCGTCACCATCCAGGGCGGCCAGCTGTCGTCCAGCGCGGGCGGCACCGGGCTGGCCCGGGTGCAGAACGTGGTCACTCTGATTCCCGGCACCGCCTCCACCGGGCGGATCTTCCTGGTCGCGCACTACGACTCCGCGCAGGTCGGGCCGGGTGGCAACGACGACGCGGCGGGCACCGCCACGATCCTGGAGACGGCCCGTGCCCTGACCTCGGGCGACCGGCTCCGCAACGACGTGGTGCTGGTGCTGACCGACGCCGAGGAGGCCTGCCTCTGCGGGGCCAAGGCGTTCGTCGACCAGCATCCGCTCGCCCGCGACGGCGGGGTGGTGCTGAACTTCGAGGCGCGTGGCAGCAGCGGTCCGGCGATCATGTTCGAGACCTCGGACGGCAACGGGCGGCTGGTCGAGGCGTACGGGCAGGTGCCGTACCCGGTCGGCACGTCGTTCGCGGTCGAGATCTACCGGCTGCTGCCGAACGACACCGACTTCACCCCGTTCCTGGACGCCGAGCGGTTCTCCGGGATGAACTCGGCGTACATCGACGGGGCGGCGGTCTACCACGCGCCGACCGACACGCCCGAGGCGATGAACCGGGACAGCCTGCAGCACCACGGTGACAACGCGCTGGCTCTCACGCGGGAGCTCGGTGGGCTCGACCTGGCCGCTCTGGACAGCGGTGACGCCACCTACTTCCCGGCTGCCGGGTGGCTGGTGCGGTATCCGGGGGCGATGGTGTGGCCGCTGGCCGTACTGGCCCTGATCGCCGTCGCCGCGCTGGCCTGGCTGGTCCGGCGGCAGGGGCGCAGCAGCGGACGGCGGATGGTCGCGGCGGCCGGGCTCACCCTGGTCCCGATCATCGTGGCCCCGCTGCTGGCCCAGGGCCTGTGGATGCTGCTCACAGTGATCCGGCCGGAGTACGGCGGGATGCCGATCGACCCGTACCGTCCACTCTGGTACCGCCTCGCGGTGATCGCGCTCGCCGCCGCCACCGTCTTCGCCTGGTACGCCCTGCTGCGCCGCCGGATCGGCCCGGCCGCCCTGGCCGTCGCCGGGCTCGGCTGGCTGGCAGTCCTCGGCGCCGTGCTCGCCGGGTTCACCCCGGGCGGCGCGTACCTGGCCACCCTGCCCGCCCTGGCCGGCGCGATCGCCGGCCTGATCGCGATCCACGTCCCGGACAGCGTCGCGGTGGCCGTGCTCGCCGTCGGCGCCGCCGTCGCGGTCGTGATCCTGCTCCCGACGATCTGGATGCTGTTCCCCGCGCTGGGCATGCCGATGGCCGGCGTCGGCGCGTTCCTCACCGTGCTGCTCGCGCTGGCCCTGCTGCCGGTCGTCGATCTGATCCATCCGGCGGCCGGCGGTGCACGCGGGATGGAAGCGCTGCGGGCCCGCCGGCTCGGCGCTGTGCCAACCCTGACCGCCGCGCTAGCCGTGGTGGTGTGCACCGCGACCGGACTCGCCGTCGACCGGTTCGACGCCGAACACCCGTCGCTGACCCACCTGATGTACGCGCTCGACGCCGACAACGGCACCGCACGCTGGCTGAGCGAGGAGACCGATCCGCAGGAGTGGACCAGCCAGTTCGTCTCCGGCGAGCCCGCCGCGGTCACCGACTCGCTGCCGGCCTTCGGCGGCGAGGCGCTGCGCAGCGGCCCGGCGCCCGCCGCCGCCCTGCCCGCCCCGAATCTCACCCTGGTGACGGACACCCGTTCCGGTGACAGCCGGACGCTGCGGCTCCGGCTCGCGCCGCAACGGACGGCCCGGTTCGTCACCCTGCACGTGGCCGAGGGGACCGAGGTGACCGCGGCGACGATCGGGGGCCGGCCGATCACGCCGGCCGGCGCGGCCGGCGGCGGGTGGGGCTTCGGTTTCGTCTTCCACGCGCCGCCGGCTGGCGGCATCGAGGTGGATCTGACCGTACGCGGCACCGAGCCGGTCCGCTTCCGGGTGATGGACGCCAGCGACGACGTCAGCACGGTTCCCGGCTTCAAGCCCCGCCCCGCTGCGGTCGGGGTGCTCGGTTCGCACAGCAGCGAGATGGTGGCGGTCGCGAAAAGCTACTCTCTGTGA
- a CDS encoding sensor histidine kinase, with amino-acid sequence MNLFNVSDWTLRGRIVALCTAVGVLLGGLGVMAAFTAAANNRQLDDVLDRATPMRAAGETLNTALVNQETGIRGFAITGREASLLPYQDGLAEENAQVARIERLLNAEDGDIRAALEAVMSSTATWRAEVAEPVMTAVRAEGPAAGQALVEAADTREFDDVRTAIAVMQEHIGVLRAESAQAARESSQTLVAIEIAAAAIIMVAGLILLILLDRLVNRPIIDLAGQVRQVAAGDYERHIVSPHGSSDLVALAEDVDRMRQQIASELAEVRSARGQVEWVNQQLQSQAEELTRSNRDLEQFAYVASHDLQEPLRKVASFCQLLQRRYAGQMDDRADQYIAFAVDGAQRMQRLINDLLAFSRIGRLTSGFTEVDLNKVLGDVKSQLETRAGEDAEIVWSGLPTVEGEEPLLTTLFVNLLGNSLKFRRPDVPPVVRITAERDGGEWRINVRDNGIGIEAEFADKVFVIFQRLHARDAYEGTGIGLAIVKKIVEYHGGRIWLDVDVPEGASINFTLPVLPGTEPVEEQREEVMSS; translated from the coding sequence ATGAACCTGTTCAACGTCAGTGACTGGACGCTGCGCGGACGGATCGTTGCGTTGTGCACCGCCGTCGGCGTGCTGCTCGGCGGGTTGGGTGTGATGGCGGCGTTCACCGCCGCGGCGAACAACCGGCAGCTCGACGATGTCCTGGACCGAGCCACCCCGATGCGGGCCGCCGGCGAGACCCTGAACACCGCGCTGGTGAATCAGGAGACCGGTATCCGCGGCTTCGCCATCACCGGGCGGGAGGCCAGCCTGCTGCCGTACCAGGACGGGCTTGCCGAGGAAAACGCACAGGTCGCCCGCATCGAGCGGCTGCTCAACGCGGAGGACGGCGACATCCGAGCCGCCCTGGAAGCGGTGATGAGCAGCACCGCGACGTGGCGCGCCGAGGTGGCGGAGCCGGTGATGACCGCTGTGCGGGCCGAGGGGCCGGCCGCCGGGCAGGCGCTGGTCGAGGCGGCCGACACCCGCGAGTTCGACGATGTGCGGACCGCGATCGCCGTCATGCAGGAGCACATCGGGGTGCTGCGGGCCGAGTCCGCGCAGGCCGCCCGGGAATCCAGCCAGACGCTCGTGGCGATCGAGATCGCGGCTGCGGCGATCATCATGGTGGCCGGCCTGATCCTGCTGATCCTGCTCGACCGGTTGGTGAACCGGCCGATCATCGACCTGGCGGGGCAGGTCCGGCAGGTGGCGGCCGGTGACTACGAGCGGCACATCGTCAGCCCGCACGGATCGTCCGACCTGGTGGCGCTCGCCGAGGACGTGGACCGGATGCGCCAGCAGATCGCCAGCGAGCTGGCCGAGGTACGCAGCGCGCGCGGCCAGGTCGAGTGGGTGAACCAGCAGCTCCAGTCCCAGGCCGAGGAGCTCACCCGGTCCAACCGCGACCTCGAGCAGTTCGCCTACGTCGCCTCGCACGACCTGCAGGAGCCGCTGCGCAAGGTGGCCAGCTTCTGCCAGCTCCTGCAGCGGCGCTACGCCGGCCAGATGGACGACCGCGCCGACCAGTACATCGCGTTCGCGGTCGACGGCGCCCAGCGCATGCAGCGGTTGATCAACGACCTGCTGGCGTTCTCCCGGATCGGCCGGCTCACCAGCGGGTTCACCGAGGTCGACCTGAACAAGGTGCTCGGCGACGTGAAATCGCAGCTGGAGACCCGGGCCGGGGAGGACGCCGAGATCGTCTGGTCCGGACTGCCCACGGTGGAGGGTGAGGAGCCGCTGCTCACCACGCTCTTCGTCAACCTGCTCGGCAACTCCCTCAAGTTCCGCAGACCGGACGTGCCGCCCGTGGTGCGGATCACCGCGGAGCGGGACGGCGGCGAATGGCGGATCAACGTCCGGGACAACGGCATCGGCATCGAGGCCGAGTTCGCCGACAAGGTCTTCGTCATCTTCCAGCGGTTGCACGCGCGGGACGCGTACGAGGGCACCGGCATCGGACTGGCGATCGTCAAGAAGATCGTCGAATACCATGGCGGTCGGATCTGGCTCGACGTCGATGTGCCCGAGGGCGCTTCGATCAACTTCACGCTGCCGGTGCTGCCGGGCACGGAGCCGGTGGAAGAGCAACGGGAAGAGGTGATGAGCTCGTGA
- a CDS encoding response regulator has translation MSVTRENGTPIEVLLVEDDPGDVLMTQEAFEEHKVRNRLTVVSDGAEALAYLRREGQYTNAVRPDLILLDLNLPRRDGREVLEEIKKDDELGRIPVVVLTTSSADEDILRSYQLHANAYVTKPVDFERFIAVIRQIDEFFVSVVKLPPRA, from the coding sequence GTGAGCGTGACCCGGGAGAACGGGACGCCGATCGAGGTGCTGCTGGTCGAGGACGATCCGGGCGACGTCCTGATGACGCAGGAGGCGTTCGAGGAGCACAAGGTGCGCAACCGGCTCACCGTCGTCTCCGACGGCGCGGAGGCGCTCGCCTACCTGCGCCGCGAGGGTCAGTACACGAACGCCGTACGCCCCGATCTGATCCTGCTCGACCTGAACCTGCCGCGGCGGGACGGCCGGGAGGTGCTCGAGGAGATCAAGAAGGACGACGAGCTGGGCCGGATCCCGGTCGTCGTGCTCACCACCTCCTCGGCCGACGAGGACATCCTGCGCAGCTACCAGTTGCACGCGAACGCGTACGTGACCAAGCCGGTCGACTTCGAGCGGTTCATCGCGGTGATCCGCCAGATCGACGAGTTCTTCGTCAGCGTCGTGAAGTTGCCGCCGCGTG
- a CDS encoding tetratricopeptide repeat protein — protein sequence MDLLEEYRRATFFFESGDPLGAARLLEPIVEAEPHNTAVRQLLARAYFNSAQLNGAETQLRALIEHDPSDHYAHHVLGRTLERAGRFREALPHLRLAAAMKDQPDYQEALRRVETWLGKNSEA from the coding sequence GTGGATCTTCTCGAGGAATACCGCAGGGCCACCTTCTTCTTCGAGTCCGGCGACCCACTCGGCGCCGCCCGCTTGCTGGAGCCGATAGTCGAGGCCGAGCCGCACAACACGGCGGTCCGCCAGCTGCTGGCCCGGGCGTATTTCAACTCGGCGCAGCTGAACGGGGCGGAGACCCAGCTCAGGGCGCTCATCGAGCATGATCCGTCGGATCACTACGCGCACCACGTGCTCGGCCGGACCCTGGAGCGGGCCGGCCGGTTCCGTGAGGCGCTGCCGCACCTGCGCCTGGCCGCCGCGATGAAGGATCAGCCCGACTATCAGGAGGCCCTGCGCCGGGTCGAGACCTGGCTCGGCAAGAACAGCGAAGCGTAG
- a CDS encoding Smr/MutS family protein codes for MKLKLDLHDIFNKGHEIDRALRGIIDEAIQKKASLVEIIPGKGSGALKKKVIRFLDQKEIKQLYHRVEKDGDNWGRLFVHFRHDAPTGRRGRGR; via the coding sequence GTGAAGCTGAAGCTGGACCTGCACGACATCTTCAACAAGGGGCACGAGATCGATCGCGCCCTGCGCGGGATCATCGACGAGGCCATCCAGAAGAAGGCGTCCCTCGTCGAGATCATCCCGGGCAAGGGCAGCGGCGCCCTGAAGAAGAAGGTGATCCGCTTCCTCGACCAGAAAGAGATCAAGCAGCTCTATCACCGGGTCGAGAAGGACGGCGACAACTGGGGGCGGCTGTTCGTGCACTTCCGGCACGACGCGCCTACCGGTCGGCGCGGTCGCGGCCGCTGA
- a CDS encoding PP2C family protein-serine/threonine phosphatase, with protein MTERSLAPRRYAANQLERLRILLVEDDEGDAFLVRELLSEAEAPFDLTVASSLREAQDLLTGIECILLDLGLPDAEGIDGLRKLLSVAGSAAVCVLTGRSDEHLGVQAVAEGAQDYLVKGQVDGVLLIRSLRYAVERKRADENARLLREVELRQAESARLERGLLPQPLMQTTEVAVEPFYRSGRAMGLLGGDFYDVVQVGDDRLHVIVGDVCGHGVDEAALGVELRVAWRALVLAGVPEEQVLPSLEQVLMSERRAREVFATVASAVIDLPGNRATVRLAGHPPPVVLSGGRVAPVAARTGIVLGVRPAPTPATELEFTGHDWSLLMYTDGLIEGHTGAGSERLDVDGLCKLLDEPAARDVPIPALPAWLVGRADQDNGGPLTDDVAMLLISRGGGR; from the coding sequence ATGACGGAGCGGTCGCTCGCGCCCCGCAGGTACGCGGCGAACCAGCTGGAGAGATTGCGGATCCTGCTCGTCGAGGACGACGAGGGTGACGCCTTCCTGGTTCGCGAGCTGCTCAGTGAGGCCGAGGCGCCGTTCGATCTCACCGTGGCGAGCAGTCTGCGGGAGGCGCAGGACCTGCTGACCGGCATCGAGTGCATCCTGCTCGACCTGGGCCTGCCGGACGCGGAGGGCATCGACGGGCTGCGCAAGCTGCTCTCGGTCGCGGGCAGTGCCGCGGTCTGTGTGCTCACCGGGCGCTCCGACGAACACCTCGGTGTCCAGGCGGTCGCCGAGGGCGCCCAGGACTACCTGGTCAAGGGCCAGGTCGACGGCGTGTTGCTGATCCGCTCGCTGCGTTACGCGGTGGAGCGCAAGCGGGCCGACGAGAACGCCCGGCTGCTGCGCGAGGTGGAGCTGCGGCAGGCCGAGTCGGCCCGCCTCGAGCGTGGCCTGCTGCCCCAGCCGCTGATGCAGACCACCGAGGTGGCGGTCGAGCCGTTCTACCGGTCCGGGCGGGCGATGGGCCTGCTCGGCGGCGACTTCTACGACGTGGTGCAGGTCGGCGACGACCGGCTGCACGTGATCGTCGGCGACGTCTGTGGACACGGTGTGGACGAGGCCGCGCTGGGCGTCGAGCTCCGGGTGGCGTGGCGGGCCCTGGTGCTGGCCGGCGTCCCGGAGGAGCAGGTGCTGCCCTCGCTGGAGCAGGTGCTGATGTCGGAACGGCGGGCGCGGGAGGTGTTCGCCACGGTCGCGTCGGCGGTCATCGATCTTCCGGGCAACCGTGCAACCGTACGCCTGGCAGGTCACCCGCCCCCCGTGGTGCTCTCCGGGGGCAGGGTGGCACCCGTCGCCGCGCGTACCGGAATCGTCCTCGGGGTACGTCCTGCTCCCACACCCGCGACGGAGTTGGAGTTCACCGGCCATGACTGGTCCCTGCTGATGTACACCGACGGATTGATCGAGGGCCACACCGGTGCCGGCAGCGAGCGGCTCGACGTGGATGGGCTCTGCAAACTGCTCGACGAGCCGGCCGCGCGGGACGTACCGATCCCGGCTCTTCCGGCGTGGCTGGTGGGCCGGGCCGACCAGGACAACGGCGGCCCGCTCACCGACGACGTCGCGATGCTGCTGATCTCCCGGGGCGGTGGCCGATGA